One window of Desulfosoma sp. genomic DNA carries:
- a CDS encoding ATP-binding protein: protein MDNLLVTQPRPRNPLLADAFKRACIVERTARGIDTIFYEQLRNGRPVPSYERSNESGVVLLLPGGEANLDFVRLVVEESRAGRGLGLDDLLILNALWQDRRLTTEEAVCFTQKPAAEVRAVLNRLVEMGLIEARGERKGRSWHLSATTYRRLGKPAAYVRQRGFEPLQQEQMVLQYVEKHRRITRKVAAELCRIGPYQATRLLARLVEDGRLIRHGERKAARYERGQKI, encoded by the coding sequence TTGGACAACTTGCTGGTGACGCAGCCTCGGCCGCGTAACCCCTTGCTCGCCGACGCATTCAAGCGGGCGTGCATCGTCGAGCGCACCGCCCGGGGCATCGATACCATCTTTTACGAGCAGCTACGCAATGGCCGGCCCGTGCCGTCTTATGAACGCAGCAATGAAAGCGGGGTGGTGCTCCTTCTCCCAGGCGGCGAGGCCAATCTCGATTTTGTTCGTCTGGTAGTTGAGGAATCCCGAGCCGGACGTGGACTTGGACTGGATGACCTGCTCATCCTGAATGCCCTTTGGCAGGACCGGCGTCTGACCACCGAGGAAGCTGTGTGTTTCACCCAGAAACCGGCAGCCGAAGTCAGGGCTGTGCTCAACCGCCTCGTGGAAATGGGTCTTATTGAGGCGCGGGGCGAGCGCAAGGGGCGCTCTTGGCACCTTTCGGCCACCACCTACCGCCGCCTAGGCAAGCCTGCGGCTTATGTGCGCCAGCGGGGCTTCGAACCGCTGCAGCAGGAGCAGATGGTACTGCAGTATGTGGAAAAGCACAGGCGTATCACGCGCAAGGTGGCGGCGGAGCTGTGCCGGATCGGCCCGTACCAAGCGACGCGTTTGCTAGCCAGGCTCGTTGAGGATGGACGCCTCATCCGTCACGGCGAGCGAAAGGCGGCCAGATATGAGCGGGGGCAAAAAATATGA
- a CDS encoding DUF86 domain-containing protein, with protein sequence MRDPKERLRDILEAIAAIERHLRGRAEFESDELLQGWFIRNLQIIGEAARALPEDVRALAPDIEWTKMIGMRNVLVHGYFEIDTEIVWQAASRDAPALRPHVEGLLRQLEGQE encoded by the coding sequence ATGAGAGACCCGAAGGAGCGCCTGCGGGACATTCTGGAAGCTATTGCCGCCATCGAGCGCCACCTCCGGGGCAGGGCAGAGTTCGAGAGCGACGAGTTGCTGCAGGGATGGTTCATACGCAACCTACAGATCATTGGCGAGGCGGCCCGTGCCCTGCCGGAGGACGTGCGCGCGCTCGCTCCGGACATCGAGTGGACGAAGATGATCGGGATGCGCAACGTCTTAGTGCATGGATACTTCGAAATCGACACCGAGATTGTCTGGCAAGCCGCGAGCCGCGACGCTCCTGCGCTCAGGCCGCATGTCGAGGGGCTCCTGCGGCAGCTGGAGGGGCAGGAATGA
- a CDS encoding nucleotidyltransferase family protein — MTLEQLLKEKRDEILQIAAKHGAHNVRVFGSVARGEADEESDIDLVVEFEPGRSLFDLGGLQYELERLVGRRVDVVTERGLKARVRDRVLKEAVPL, encoded by the coding sequence ATGACCCTTGAGCAGTTGCTGAAGGAGAAACGGGACGAGATCCTGCAGATTGCCGCCAAGCACGGCGCCCACAACGTGCGCGTGTTTGGCTCTGTAGCCCGCGGCGAAGCGGACGAGGAAAGCGACATCGACCTGGTTGTCGAATTCGAACCGGGACGCAGCCTGTTCGATCTTGGGGGGCTCCAATACGAACTGGAGCGCCTGGTGGGACGCCGGGTGGACGTGGTGACCGAGCGCGGCCTCAAGGCGCGCGTCCGCGACCGGGTGCTCAAGGAGGCTGTGCCCCTATGA
- a CDS encoding DUF86 domain-containing protein, with translation MRDPKERLRDILDAIARIERYASRGREAFEQDELIQVWIFHHIQIIGEAAANLGRTFHEAHPEVPWSQIVAMRNVLVHEYFGVDLGEVWKTVERDLPAFKGAVEALLRQLEE, from the coding sequence ATGAGAGACCCGAAGGAGCGCCTGCGGGACATCCTGGATGCCATCGCTCGGATCGAGCGCTACGCCTCCCGAGGCCGCGAGGCCTTCGAGCAGGACGAGCTCATCCAGGTCTGGATCTTCCACCACATTCAGATCATCGGTGAGGCGGCGGCCAACCTGGGCCGGACCTTTCACGAGGCGCACCCTGAGGTTCCCTGGTCTCAGATCGTCGCCATGCGCAACGTGCTGGTTCACGAGTACTTCGGAGTAGACCTCGGGGAGGTCTGGAAGACCGTGGAGCGCGATCTGCCCGCTTTCAAGGGCGCCGTCGAGGCGCTCCTGCGGCAGCTGGAGGAGTAG
- a CDS encoding restriction endonuclease subunit S, which translates to MAGEWKRASVSKVATPVIGGTPSRYVPEYWNGSIPWATAKDVAAVSGRYLFHAQEFISEEGLNRSAAKLMPKGTVVITARGTVGALAQLGQAMAFNQTCYALLPGEGLDNDFLFYALKGTLAEMRALSYGTVFETITTQTFEHWMIPIPPLPEQRAIAHILGTLDDKIELNRRMSETLEAMARALFKAWFVDFEPVRAKMEGRDPGLPGTGGFSTRPYADLFPDRLVDSELGEIPEGWGVRTIGEVADVVGGSTPSTKEPAYWEGGTHYWATPKDLSRLSVPVLLETERKITDAGLAQISSGLLPRGTVLLSSRAPIGYLAIAEVPVAINQGFIAMKPRKGVSNLFLLLWASFAYDDIVSRANGSTFQEISKASFRPIPFVLPPVAVMQAFDTQTRPLYERIVANERESRTLATLRDALLPKLISGELRVKDAERFLKERGL; encoded by the coding sequence ATGGCGGGTGAGTGGAAAAGGGCTTCGGTCTCCAAGGTCGCAACCCCGGTTATAGGCGGAACACCGAGCCGTTATGTGCCTGAATACTGGAATGGGAGCATCCCGTGGGCCACGGCTAAAGATGTTGCGGCAGTTTCGGGCCGTTACCTATTTCATGCTCAAGAGTTTATCAGCGAAGAGGGCTTGAATAGAAGCGCGGCGAAGCTAATGCCCAAGGGTACTGTGGTCATAACGGCTCGCGGCACAGTTGGCGCCCTTGCCCAACTCGGCCAAGCGATGGCATTTAATCAGACTTGCTATGCCCTTCTTCCAGGGGAAGGTCTAGATAATGATTTTCTATTCTATGCCTTGAAGGGCACATTAGCAGAGATGCGGGCGCTTAGCTATGGTACCGTCTTTGAGACGATCACTACCCAAACATTTGAGCACTGGATGATCCCTATTCCCCCCCTCCCCGAACAACGCGCCATCGCCCACATCCTCGGCACGCTGGACGACAAGATCGAGTTGAACCGGCGGATGAGCGAGACGCTGGAGGCGATGGCCCGGGCGCTGTTCAAGGCGTGGTTCGTGGACTTCGAGCCCGTGCGCGCCAAGATGGAAGGCCGCGACCCCGGCCTCCCCGGTACGGGCGGGTTCTCAACCCGCCCCTACGCCGACCTCTTCCCCGACCGGCTGGTGGATTCGGAGCTGGGGGAGATTCCGGAGGGGTGGGGGGTGCGGACAATCGGGGAGGTTGCGGATGTGGTCGGCGGTAGTACGCCGAGCACAAAGGAACCTGCATACTGGGAAGGCGGAACCCATTACTGGGCCACTCCCAAAGACTTATCGAGGCTGTCAGTGCCTGTTTTGCTTGAAACGGAGCGCAAGATCACAGACGCCGGCCTTGCCCAAATCAGCTCCGGCTTGTTACCGCGAGGCACCGTTCTGCTTTCCTCACGTGCGCCTATTGGTTACCTCGCAATTGCAGAAGTGCCAGTCGCTATTAACCAAGGGTTCATCGCTATGAAACCCAGAAAAGGTGTGTCGAATCTATTTCTCCTGCTCTGGGCTAGCTTCGCTTACGATGACATTGTGAGTCGAGCAAACGGCTCGACCTTCCAAGAAATCAGCAAGGCGAGTTTTCGACCGATACCTTTTGTGCTGCCACCTGTCGCTGTGATGCAAGCATTTGACACCCAAACGCGTCCATTGTATGAGCGCATTGTCGCCAACGAGCGCGAATCCCGCACCCTCGCCACCCTGCGCGATGCGCTGCTGCCCAAGCTCATCTCCGGCGAGCTGCGGGTGAAGGATGCGGAGCGGTTTTTGAAGGAGCGCGGGTTATGA
- a CDS encoding class I SAM-dependent methyltransferase: MSELMPRFRRIFFEVFESLPRQGPGNRACAARALALCRDLPPTPAVLDLGCGVGGQTLQLAELTSGSIVALDCHAPSIERLRVTVTQRGLAERIQPMVGDMAEPMLPPASFDLVWSEGALYNIGIDKALGVCSRLLRPRAYLAFTEPVWRKDDPPPEVKASFDADYPAMGRISDVLAAIERGGFSLIGHFTLPDEAWWEDFYTPMEIRIEELRAKYEADVEALAALDLLAQEPEMHRRSSDFYAYEFFVARRVE, from the coding sequence ATGAGTGAGCTGATGCCACGTTTCCGGCGAATATTCTTTGAAGTTTTCGAGTCGCTCCCCCGCCAGGGTCCGGGCAACCGCGCCTGCGCCGCTAGGGCTCTTGCTCTTTGTCGCGATCTGCCGCCCACGCCGGCGGTCCTCGATCTGGGCTGCGGCGTCGGCGGGCAGACACTCCAGCTCGCAGAGCTAACATCCGGGTCCATCGTGGCCCTGGACTGCCATGCTCCGAGCATCGAGCGTCTGCGCGTGACGGTCACTCAGAGAGGCCTGGCAGAGCGGATTCAGCCTATGGTCGGTGACATGGCTGAACCCATGCTGCCGCCTGCAAGCTTCGACCTCGTCTGGTCCGAGGGAGCGCTCTACAACATCGGCATAGATAAAGCCCTTGGAGTTTGCAGCCGGCTGCTGCGACCCAGAGCCTACCTCGCTTTCACCGAGCCGGTCTGGCGCAAGGACGACCCTCCCCCCGAGGTCAAAGCGAGCTTCGATGCCGACTATCCGGCCATGGGCCGGATTTCGGATGTCCTGGCGGCAATCGAAAGAGGCGGCTTTTCGCTCATCGGCCACTTCACCTTGCCGGACGAGGCCTGGTGGGAAGATTTCTATACACCGATGGAAATTCGCATCGAGGAACTGCGCGCTAAATATGAAGCCGACGTCGAAGCGCTGGCGGCTCTTGACCTACTTGCACAAGAGCCTGAAATGCACCGAAGGTCTTCGGACTTCTATGCCTATGAGTTCTTTGTCGCGCGTCGGGTGGAGTGA
- a CDS encoding nucleotidyltransferase family protein: MTFEQLMERREEILRIAAKHGARNVRVFGSVARGEADEESDIDLIVEFEPGRSLLDHAALWLELQELLGRKVDVVSDRGIKPRIRDRVLKEAVPL, encoded by the coding sequence ATGACCTTTGAGCAGCTAATGGAGAGACGGGAGGAGATCCTGCGGATCGCCGCCAAGCACGGCGCCCGCAACGTGCGCGTGTTTGGCTCTGTGGCCCGCGGCGAAGCGGACGAGGAAAGCGACATCGATCTCATTGTCGAATTCGAGCCCGGACGCAGCCTGCTCGACCACGCGGCGCTCTGGCTCGAACTGCAGGAGCTGCTCGGCCGCAAGGTGGACGTGGTGAGCGATCGCGGCATCAAGCCCCGCATCCGGGATCGGGTGCTCAAGGAGGCCGTGCCCCTATGA
- a CDS encoding DUF3800 domain-containing protein — protein sequence MTSLGVTHVGFSDESNWNKGRFRSLGLVTVPVDALDDLNRELNDVLVQSTISEFKWAKLRQARERFCAQRMCDFTIKHALNRRLRVDVMIWDIQDSRHDIPGRDDIANLQRMYYHLFRNVLRSRWPDDAVWRLHPDEHTAMDWKTLQDCLDNVADRLEVERSVFTAGQFRIGLRREFGLEEISSVSSQEQPLLQLADLFAGMAVFSRYQFDAYQKWLVVREPQLRLFDDCNESSDASPSSMERFLVLQHLDEGCKKRKLGVSLRRKRGLWTPDPKNPINFWMYEPQHPEDKAPTKVQR from the coding sequence ATGACTAGCCTAGGCGTCACGCACGTCGGTTTCAGCGACGAGTCCAATTGGAACAAGGGGCGCTTCAGAAGCCTGGGATTGGTAACGGTACCGGTTGATGCCTTGGATGATCTTAACAGGGAGTTAAATGATGTTCTTGTCCAATCAACTATTAGCGAGTTCAAATGGGCGAAGCTTCGCCAGGCGAGAGAGCGGTTCTGCGCCCAGAGGATGTGTGACTTCACGATAAAACATGCGCTTAATCGAAGACTCCGGGTAGATGTCATGATATGGGATATCCAAGATAGCCGCCATGACATACCCGGCCGCGACGATATCGCCAACCTTCAGCGGATGTACTATCACCTCTTTCGTAACGTTCTGCGGAGCCGATGGCCAGACGACGCAGTGTGGCGGCTTCATCCCGACGAACACACCGCGATGGACTGGAAGACCCTACAGGACTGCCTTGATAATGTCGCTGATCGCCTGGAAGTCGAACGATCGGTTTTCACCGCAGGTCAGTTTCGTATCGGACTCCGCCGTGAGTTCGGCTTGGAAGAGATAAGCTCGGTTTCGTCTCAAGAACAACCACTGCTTCAGCTAGCAGACCTTTTCGCGGGCATGGCAGTGTTCTCAAGATATCAGTTCGATGCTTATCAGAAGTGGCTGGTTGTGAGGGAACCGCAACTTCGGCTTTTTGACGATTGCAACGAGTCATCGGATGCGTCGCCTAGCTCTATGGAGAGGTTTTTGGTGTTGCAACATCTCGACGAAGGCTGCAAGAAGCGCAAACTTGGGGTGAGCCTAAGGCGAAAGCGGGGCCTGTGGACTCCCGACCCGAAGAATCCCATCAACTTCTGGATGTACGAGCCGCAGCACCCAGAAGATAAGGCTCCTACAAAGGTGCAACGATGA
- a CDS encoding RNA-binding domain-containing protein, whose translation MTPEQLQELLQCGEALDVEFKGEERNALSDNELVEAIVCLANRSASTPGWLLIGVEDDGRVTGARPRQESGRTDPLRLAALIANRTRPSLSVRVFVVPWEDKEVLAIEVPTSPTPVATTGGKYLRRALGSDGKPCCVPMYFHEMHARQADRGVEDYSALVIPEARWGDLDPLAFERFRRSIRERRNGDVTLLQLSDLDLAKALGAVEANDQVHAIRVLGLLLFGKEEALRRLLPTHEVAFQVLKGQKVEVNDFFRWPLLRVLEEFEQRFAARNREEEIQVGLFRIGVPDYSPAAFREGLANALVHRDYTRLGAVHVQWHPDHMEISNPGGFP comes from the coding sequence ATGACGCCGGAACAGCTTCAAGAGCTTCTTCAGTGTGGCGAGGCGCTGGACGTTGAGTTCAAAGGAGAAGAGCGCAATGCTCTCTCGGACAACGAGTTGGTGGAAGCCATTGTGTGCCTAGCGAACCGTTCGGCCAGCACCCCCGGCTGGCTCCTCATTGGGGTCGAGGATGACGGGCGCGTGACCGGTGCCCGCCCCAGACAAGAATCTGGTCGCACCGATCCCTTACGGCTTGCTGCACTCATCGCCAATCGCACGCGTCCATCGCTGAGCGTTCGTGTTTTCGTCGTGCCTTGGGAAGACAAAGAGGTTTTAGCCATCGAAGTGCCTACATCTCCAACCCCCGTGGCTACCACAGGCGGGAAGTATCTCCGCCGCGCCTTGGGCAGTGATGGCAAACCCTGCTGCGTCCCGATGTACTTCCACGAAATGCACGCGCGGCAAGCAGACCGGGGCGTTGAGGACTACTCGGCTCTGGTGATACCCGAGGCCCGCTGGGGGGATTTAGATCCGCTGGCATTTGAGCGCTTTCGCCGGAGTATCCGCGAACGCCGAAACGGCGACGTGACGCTCCTCCAGCTCTCCGACTTAGATCTAGCCAAGGCGCTGGGAGCGGTGGAAGCCAACGACCAAGTCCACGCCATTCGGGTGCTAGGCCTTTTGCTCTTTGGCAAGGAAGAGGCGCTGCGACGGCTCCTCCCTACCCACGAAGTTGCCTTCCAAGTTCTCAAGGGGCAAAAAGTGGAGGTCAACGACTTTTTCCGCTGGCCGCTCCTGCGCGTCCTGGAAGAGTTCGAACAGCGCTTTGCCGCTCGGAACCGAGAAGAGGAAATCCAGGTAGGACTTTTCCGGATCGGTGTTCCGGATTATTCTCCGGCGGCTTTTCGAGAGGGATTGGCCAATGCGCTGGTGCATCGCGACTATACTCGTCTTGGGGCTGTGCACGTGCAATGGCACCCTGACCACATGGAAATCTCAAACCCAGGCGGATTCCCCTAG
- a CDS encoding type I restriction endonuclease subunit R, with translation MGAMTESTIESAALDWLKAMGWETLFGPDIAPGMPAAERENYHQVVLEYRLRQALQRLNPQVPADALEEAFRKLTSPDSPSLVANNHAIHKYLVEGVPVEYQRKDGSIGGDLVRVLDYDDPENNEFLAVNQFTVVENQHERRPDLVLFINGLPIAVMELKNAATENATIWSAFNQLQTYKMQIPSLFVFNEAMVISDGVEARIGTLTATGEWFMPWRTIEGEELADNRLPQLQVVIEGVFEKRRFLDLIRHFIVFEDVGGGILVKKMAGYHQYHAVNVAVQETIRACVPPTSPWEVRESEGTYFSKSPKDAKLGDRRVGVVWHTQGSGKSLTMAFYAGKIVLHPAMENPTLVVITDRNDLDDQLYATFARCHELLRQQPVQAASRAHLRELLKTASGGVIFTTVHKFFPTDSEDRHPLLSDRRNIVVIADEAHRSQYDFIDGFARHMREALPNASFIGFTGTPIELNDKNTRAVFGDYISIYDIERAVKDGATVPIYYESRLAKLDLPEELKPRIDEEFEEVTEGEEIEHKEKLKTKWAQLEALVGTEKRLKLIAKDLVKHFERRLEAMDGKAMIVCMSRRICVELYKAITAIRPDWHDDDDRKGTLKIVMTGSASDPVEWQPHIRNKSRREELAKRFKDPKDPFKVVIVRDMWLTGFDAPCLHTMYVDKPMRGHGLMQAIARVNRVFKDKPGGLVVDYLGLAHELKQALATYTESGGKGRTAIDQEEAVAVMLEKYEICCGIFFGFDWSIWKTSGPQDRLSVLPAAQEHVLAQDDGKNRLVRAVGELSKAFALAVPHEKALEIRDDVAFFQAVKSVLTKSTRDDRRSPEEIEHAIRQIISKAVSSDEVIDIFAAAGLKKPDISILSDEFLAEVRGMPQRNLAVELLRKFLEGEIKARGRKNVVQARSFAELLENAIKKYQNRAIETAQVIEELIALAKELREADRRGEKLGLTEDEVAFYDALEANDSAVAVLGDKTLRLIAQELVKAVRNNITIDWTVRENVRAQMRVIIKRILRKYGYPPDKQARATELVLEQAEVLCKDWTEKNDQRRNSQILPLRAAPHSGQPRCPI, from the coding sequence ATGGGCGCAATGACCGAATCCACCATCGAATCCGCTGCCCTTGATTGGCTGAAAGCCATGGGGTGGGAAACCCTCTTCGGTCCGGACATCGCCCCCGGCATGCCCGCAGCGGAGCGCGAGAATTACCACCAAGTCGTGCTTGAATATCGGCTGCGGCAGGCGCTCCAGCGGCTCAACCCGCAGGTGCCGGCAGATGCGTTGGAGGAAGCCTTCCGCAAGCTGACCAGCCCCGACTCGCCGTCGCTCGTGGCGAACAACCACGCCATCCACAAGTACCTGGTCGAGGGTGTGCCGGTCGAGTATCAGAGAAAAGACGGCTCGATCGGCGGCGATCTGGTCCGCGTGCTCGATTATGATGATCCTGAGAACAACGAATTTCTCGCCGTGAATCAGTTCACCGTGGTCGAGAACCAACACGAACGACGGCCAGACTTGGTACTGTTCATCAACGGCCTGCCCATTGCGGTGATGGAACTTAAGAACGCCGCCACCGAAAACGCCACAATCTGGTCGGCCTTCAACCAACTTCAGACCTATAAAATGCAGATTCCTTCGCTGTTTGTGTTCAATGAGGCGATGGTGATTTCAGACGGCGTGGAGGCGCGAATCGGTACGCTTACGGCCACCGGCGAATGGTTCATGCCTTGGCGGACTATTGAAGGCGAAGAACTGGCAGACAACCGGTTGCCTCAGCTTCAGGTCGTGATTGAGGGCGTGTTCGAGAAGCGCAGGTTTCTGGACTTGATCCGGCACTTTATTGTGTTCGAGGATGTGGGCGGCGGTATTCTGGTCAAGAAGATGGCCGGGTATCACCAGTACCATGCCGTGAATGTGGCGGTGCAGGAGACGATTCGCGCCTGTGTGCCTCCCACTTCCCCTTGGGAGGTGCGAGAGAGCGAAGGAACCTATTTTTCCAAGAGTCCGAAAGACGCCAAGCTCGGTGACCGCCGTGTCGGTGTTGTGTGGCACACTCAGGGATCGGGCAAGAGCCTGACGATGGCGTTCTACGCCGGCAAAATCGTACTGCATCCAGCGATGGAAAACCCAACGCTGGTGGTGATCACTGACCGCAACGACCTGGACGACCAACTTTACGCCACGTTCGCTCGCTGTCACGAATTGCTTCGACAGCAGCCCGTGCAGGCCGCAAGCAGGGCACACCTGCGGGAGTTGCTGAAGACCGCTTCAGGAGGCGTCATTTTCACGACGGTTCACAAGTTCTTCCCGACCGATAGTGAAGATCGACACCCGCTGCTATCGGACCGCCGTAACATCGTCGTAATCGCTGACGAAGCGCATCGCAGCCAATACGACTTCATCGATGGGTTCGCGCGGCATATGCGCGAGGCATTGCCGAACGCCTCGTTCATCGGGTTCACCGGCACCCCCATCGAACTTAACGACAAAAACACCCGTGCCGTCTTCGGCGACTACATCAGCATCTATGATATCGAGCGCGCAGTAAAAGACGGAGCGACGGTGCCCATCTACTACGAAAGCCGACTCGCAAAATTAGATCTGCCCGAGGAACTGAAGCCGCGTATCGACGAGGAATTCGAAGAAGTTACCGAAGGTGAGGAAATCGAGCACAAGGAGAAGCTCAAGACCAAGTGGGCGCAACTCGAGGCATTGGTGGGCACGGAGAAGCGACTGAAGCTGATTGCCAAGGATTTGGTAAAGCATTTCGAGCGACGGCTGGAGGCGATGGATGGCAAGGCGATGATTGTCTGCATGAGCCGTCGCATCTGTGTCGAACTCTACAAGGCCATTACGGCGATCCGTCCGGACTGGCACGATGATGACGATCGCAAAGGAACCCTTAAAATCGTAATGACCGGCTCGGCATCGGACCCTGTTGAATGGCAGCCGCACATCCGCAACAAGTCGCGCCGCGAGGAGCTGGCAAAGCGCTTCAAGGACCCGAAGGATCCCTTCAAGGTGGTTATCGTCCGCGACATGTGGTTGACCGGGTTTGACGCCCCCTGCCTGCACACGATGTATGTAGACAAGCCGATGCGCGGCCACGGCCTGATGCAGGCGATTGCGCGGGTGAACCGTGTGTTCAAGGACAAGCCGGGCGGGCTCGTGGTGGATTACCTTGGCCTTGCGCACGAGCTGAAACAGGCATTGGCTACCTATACGGAGAGCGGCGGCAAGGGCCGGACAGCCATCGATCAGGAAGAGGCTGTGGCCGTCATGCTGGAGAAGTACGAGATCTGCTGCGGCATTTTCTTTGGTTTCGACTGGTCGATTTGGAAAACCAGCGGGCCTCAGGACCGGCTCTCGGTGCTTCCGGCAGCGCAGGAGCACGTCCTGGCCCAAGATGACGGCAAGAACCGGCTGGTGAGGGCGGTTGGCGAATTGTCGAAAGCGTTTGCGCTGGCCGTTCCGCATGAGAAGGCGTTGGAGATTCGGGACGATGTGGCCTTCTTCCAGGCGGTGAAGTCCGTGCTGACCAAGAGCACAAGAGACGATCGACGGAGCCCGGAAGAAATTGAACACGCTATCCGGCAGATCATCTCAAAGGCGGTGTCTTCGGATGAGGTTATCGATATCTTCGCTGCCGCTGGACTAAAGAAGCCGGACATCTCGATCCTGTCCGATGAGTTCCTGGCGGAAGTGCGCGGCATGCCGCAAAGGAACTTGGCGGTCGAGTTGCTGCGCAAGTTTTTGGAAGGCGAGATCAAGGCACGCGGAAGAAAGAACGTCGTCCAGGCCCGGTCGTTCGCAGAGCTCCTTGAGAATGCCATTAAGAAATACCAGAACCGGGCCATTGAGACAGCACAGGTGATCGAAGAATTAATCGCGTTGGCGAAGGAACTGCGCGAGGCGGACCGGCGAGGCGAGAAGTTGGGGCTCACCGAGGACGAGGTAGCCTTCTACGACGCGCTGGAGGCCAACGATAGCGCGGTAGCCGTCCTCGGCGATAAGACACTGCGGCTGATCGCTCAAGAACTTGTCAAAGCGGTGCGAAACAACATCACCATCGACTGGACCGTCAGGGAAAACGTCCGCGCCCAGATGCGGGTGATCATCAAGCGCATTCTTCGAAAATACGGCTATCCGCCGGACAAGCAGGCTCGCGCCACGGAGCTCGTTTTGGAACAGGCGGAAGTCCTCTGCAAGGATTGGACGGAAAAGAATGACCAACGAAGGAATAGCCAGATTCTTCCATTACGCGCGGCCCCACATTCGGGGCAACCCCGATGCCCAATTTGA
- a CDS encoding RDD family protein: protein MYCTQCGSPVPNGARFCGSCGAPLQHASAAFSSVTPASITPSKKVVPQIRPWVRYWARMLDLDLFSLVGGYVIGIFAPQAYLAKRSEYLIGLTLLFIWTFVESALITTFGTTPGKWLLKVRLTRADGLPISYSEALSRSIKVWWRGLGTGFPIAVLITLIIAHRRLKRNGVTSWDKEGGFVVMHEKIGVGRALATIVLIIAFTVLWVLGSIENV, encoded by the coding sequence ATGTACTGCACTCAGTGTGGCTCGCCCGTACCGAATGGCGCAAGGTTTTGTGGCTCATGCGGTGCCCCACTGCAGCATGCATCCGCGGCCTTCAGTTCCGTTACGCCTGCGTCAATAACACCGTCTAAAAAGGTAGTACCACAAATTCGCCCTTGGGTACGGTATTGGGCGCGGATGCTCGACTTAGACCTGTTTTCTCTTGTCGGTGGCTATGTTATTGGCATATTTGCGCCGCAAGCTTACCTGGCAAAGAGGAGTGAATATCTAATTGGATTAACATTGCTCTTTATTTGGACATTTGTGGAATCGGCCTTGATAACAACCTTTGGGACTACCCCCGGAAAATGGCTGTTGAAGGTCCGGCTGACACGGGCGGACGGCTTGCCTATCTCATACTCAGAAGCGTTGTCCCGTAGCATTAAAGTCTGGTGGCGCGGCTTGGGAACGGGTTTCCCCATTGCCGTCTTGATCACGCTCATCATCGCGCATAGACGGCTTAAACGTAATGGTGTCACTTCTTGGGACAAGGAAGGTGGGTTCGTTGTAATGCATGAAAAAATAGGGGTAGGTAGGGCTCTTGCAACAATCGTACTCATCATTGCCTTCACTGTCCTCTGGGTGCTTGGAAGTATTGAAAATGTCTAA